The genomic DNA GGCGGTCTGGGCTGGGTCTATCTCGCCGTGGACCGCGCGGTCTCCGACCGCTGGGTGGTCCTCAAGGGCCTCCTCGACACCGGCGACCAGGACGCGATGGAGGCGGCGATCTCCGAGCGGCGCTTCCTCGCCGAGATCGAGCACTCCAACATCGTGCGGATCTACAACTTCGTGGAGCACCTGGACCAGCGGACGGGTTCGCTGGACGGGTACATCGTCATGGAGTACGTCGGCGGCAAGTCCCTGAAGGAGATCGCCAACGACCGCCGTACGGCGGACGGCAAGCGTGATCCGCTGCCGGTGGAGCAGGCCTGCGCCTTCGGCATCGAGGCCCTGGAGGCGCTCGGTCATCTGCACAGCCGCAACCTGCTGTACTGCGACTTCAAGGTCGACAACGCGATCCAGACCGAGGACCAGCTCAAGCTGATCGACATGGGCGCGGTGCGCAGAATGGACGACGACGAGTCGGCCATCTACGGCACGGTGGGCTATCAGGCGCCGGAGGTCGCGGAGGCCGGCCCGTCGGTGGCGAGCGACCTGTACACGGTCGCCCGCACGCTCGCGGTGATGACCTTCGACTTCCAGGGCTACACGAACGTCTTCGTGGACTCGCTGCCCGACCCGGACAACATCGAGGTGTTCCGCCGCTACGAGTCGTTCTACCGGCTCCTGGTCCGCGCCACCGACCCGGATCCGGCCCGCCGGTTCGCCTCCGCGCAGGAGATGGCCGAGCAGTTGACGGGGGTGCTGCGCGAGGTCGTCTCGCTGCAGACCGGGCGGGCCCGCCCGTCCCTGTCCACCCTGTTCGGCCCCGAACTGAAGGTCACGGACACGGAGTTGTTCCCCACGCTGGACGGGGACGTGTCGTCGCTGGGGGCGCGGGCGGCACGGCCGTCGAAGCCGGCCGGCACGGTGCTCGCCGAACGGCCCCGTACCGACGCCGGGTCGGCGGCGCTCAACGGCGGTGCGCCGAGCGTCGTCAGGCAGGTCGACGCCCCGGCCGTGGCGCTCGCCCTGCCCGTCCCGCACGTCGACCCGTCCGACCCCAACGCGGGCTTCCTGGCGGGCCTGATGGCGACCGCGGCGACCGAACTGCTCGGCGCGCTCGCGTCCGCGCCGTCGCCGTCCGTGGAGACCCGGCTGCGGCAGATCAGGGCCTGGCTGGAGAACGGCGACTCGTACACCGCGCTGGACGCCCTGGCGAAGCTGGAGGACGAGCGGCCCGACGACTGGCGGGTGGTCTGGTACACGGGCGTGGCCGCGCTGGCGACGCGTGACTTCGAGGCCGCCGCGCTGTCCTTCGACGCGATCTACGACGCCTTCCCGGGCGAGCCCGCGCCGAAGCTGGCGCTGGGGCTGTGCGCCGAGGTGCTGGAGCAGTTGGACAACGCGGCCGAGTACTACCGGCTGGTGTGGTCGACCGACCCGAGCTATGTGAGCGCGGCCTTCGGTCTGGCCCGCGTCCAGTTCGCGACCGGCGACCGGCCCGGTTCCGTACGGACGCTGGAATCGGTGCCCGAGGCATCCATCCACTACACGGCCGCGCGGGTGGCCGCCGTACGGGCGCGGCTTCGGCAGCGGGCCGCGGCGGCCGACGACACGCCGTTCCTGGACGATCTGACGGCGGCCGCCGGACAGGTGGAAGCGCTGGAGGGATACGGTCTGGACGCGGTCCGGCGCGAGCGGTTGTCGGCCGAGGTCCTCGGCCGGGCCCTCGACTGGATACTCTCCGGAGGCCAGGGTTCCGTGCCGCTCACGCGGCGGGAGCTGCTCGGCAGCGAACTGGACGAGCGGGGACTCCGCTTCGGCCTGGAGCGTTCGTACCGCACGCTGGCCCGGCTGGCACGGGGCGGCGAGGAGAGGATCGACCTGGTGGAACGTGCCAACCGTTACCGCCCCCGGACGTGGGTGTAGTTGATGTCGCAGATGCCCCAGCTCTCCGCCTGCCCGAGCTGCGAGGAGCCGCTCGAGTCGGGCGACCGCTTCTGCGGCGCGTGCGGATACGACCTGTCCGCCGTGCCCGCGCCGCCGGACGACCACCCGACGCTCACCATGAACGGCGCGGTGCCGCTCCCGCCCGAGGAGGCCACGGACGTGGACTGGCCCGTGGTACCGCAGTTGGAGGGCGCCGAGACCCCGCCGACGGTCCATCTGCCCACCGACCTGCCCGGCACGGACTCGGGCGGCACCCCGCTGCCGTCCAACGCCCCGCTGCCGCCCACCGGTTCACCGGTCTCCCCGGCCACCGGCGTACGGTTCGACCGGCCGCCGGAGCCCGACGAGTACCCCTTGCAGGCGCCGGACCCGCGGGTCGCCGCCGATCCGCCGACCGCGGGCGCGGGCGTCAAGGTGTGCGTGGCCTGCCGCTCGGGCCGGGTGGACCCGGACGGCTACTGCGAGAACTGCGGGCACGCCCAGCCCCGCGAACGCGACCACATGGAACAGGAGTTGGGCCCGCTCGCGGCGGTCAGCGACCGCGGGCTGCGCCACCACCGCAACGAGGACGCCTTCGCCGTAGGACAGTGTGTGCTGCCCGACGGGGCGCCCGCGCTCGTCGCGGTGGTGTGTGACGGGGTGTCCTCGGCGACCCGGCCCGACGCGGCCTCGCTGGCCGCCTCGCGGCAGGCGGGTGAGGCGCTGCTGGCCGCGCTGCCGCAGGGGACGCATCCGCAGCAGGCGATGCACGAGGCGATCGTCGCGGCCTCGCACGCGGTCAACTCCCTTGCCGAGGAGCCCGCGACGGCCCGCGAGCACGCCCCGCACCAGAACGCGCCGGCCTGCACCCTGGTCGCCTCCGTCGTCACCCCGGCCCTCCTCGTGGTCGGCTGGGTCGGCGACAGCCGCGCCTACTGGATCCCGGTGGACCGCAGTTCACCGCCG from Streptomyces sp. NBC_01478 includes the following:
- a CDS encoding PP2C family serine/threonine-protein phosphatase, yielding MMSQMPQLSACPSCEEPLESGDRFCGACGYDLSAVPAPPDDHPTLTMNGAVPLPPEEATDVDWPVVPQLEGAETPPTVHLPTDLPGTDSGGTPLPSNAPLPPTGSPVSPATGVRFDRPPEPDEYPLQAPDPRVAADPPTAGAGVKVCVACRSGRVDPDGYCENCGHAQPRERDHMEQELGPLAAVSDRGLRHHRNEDAFAVGQCVLPDGAPALVAVVCDGVSSATRPDAASLAASRQAGEALLAALPQGTHPQQAMHEAIVAASHAVNSLAEEPATAREHAPHQNAPACTLVASVVTPALLVVGWVGDSRAYWIPVDRSSPPARLTEDDSWAAQMVAAGLMSEAEAYADERAHAITGWLGADAYELEPHTASFKPDRPGVVVVCTDGLWNYAESAEEMAEVVPPDAALRPLHSAQVLVGHALDGGGHDNVTVAVVPFPAPPQGAVIG
- a CDS encoding serine/threonine-protein kinase — translated: MGEAQQKCQRPGCEGSYEDVGGGELYCDTCGLAPVVAANGAISSPPTGMTSGKGSRGSASSRTSSRSSRMSSQSSKSRRSVSGRLSRSESGRSTGRSVSVRSSGSSSGTSSRGRLGVGLVQVPAVPRPDPRGMVLENPEVPERKRFCSRSDCGAPVGRSRGDSQGRTEGFCTKCGNPYSFTPKLTTGDVVHGQYEVAGCLAHGGLGWVYLAVDRAVSDRWVVLKGLLDTGDQDAMEAAISERRFLAEIEHSNIVRIYNFVEHLDQRTGSLDGYIVMEYVGGKSLKEIANDRRTADGKRDPLPVEQACAFGIEALEALGHLHSRNLLYCDFKVDNAIQTEDQLKLIDMGAVRRMDDDESAIYGTVGYQAPEVAEAGPSVASDLYTVARTLAVMTFDFQGYTNVFVDSLPDPDNIEVFRRYESFYRLLVRATDPDPARRFASAQEMAEQLTGVLREVVSLQTGRARPSLSTLFGPELKVTDTELFPTLDGDVSSLGARAARPSKPAGTVLAERPRTDAGSAALNGGAPSVVRQVDAPAVALALPVPHVDPSDPNAGFLAGLMATAATELLGALASAPSPSVETRLRQIRAWLENGDSYTALDALAKLEDERPDDWRVVWYTGVAALATRDFEAAALSFDAIYDAFPGEPAPKLALGLCAEVLEQLDNAAEYYRLVWSTDPSYVSAAFGLARVQFATGDRPGSVRTLESVPEASIHYTAARVAAVRARLRQRAAAADDTPFLDDLTAAAGQVEALEGYGLDAVRRERLSAEVLGRALDWILSGGQGSVPLTRRELLGSELDERGLRFGLERSYRTLARLARGGEERIDLVERANRYRPRTWV